The Hyalangium minutum genome has a segment encoding these proteins:
- a CDS encoding ABC transporter ATP-binding protein: MSHSPTDLAVDARGLVKRFGNFTALNGLDLQIPRGAFYAYLGPNGAGKSTSLTILTGVYGPDAGTIQLLGMDAVKQPMEVKRRIGMVPEELSLFERLTGRQYLTFCGRMYGLSGDEAAARAAELLELTELTYKAGALVAEYSKGMRRRLAIAAALIHAPELVFLDEPFEGIDVLAAGVIRELLRELSRRGVTLLLTTHVLEIAERLATHAGIIRGGRMLDQGTVPELIQRYDVSSLEAVFEKLISVPAARNAALSFYGELPASAVSLRRESA, from the coding sequence ATGTCGCACTCCCCCACCGATCTGGCCGTTGACGCCCGTGGGCTCGTCAAACGCTTCGGCAACTTCACCGCGCTCAACGGGCTGGATCTCCAGATCCCCCGGGGTGCCTTCTACGCCTACCTGGGCCCCAACGGCGCGGGGAAGTCCACCTCGCTGACCATCCTCACCGGCGTGTACGGCCCGGATGCCGGCACCATCCAGCTGCTGGGCATGGACGCCGTGAAGCAGCCCATGGAGGTGAAGCGGCGGATCGGCATGGTCCCCGAGGAGCTCAGTCTCTTCGAGCGCCTCACCGGCCGTCAGTACCTCACCTTCTGCGGCCGCATGTATGGCCTGTCCGGAGACGAGGCCGCCGCCCGCGCCGCCGAGCTGCTGGAGCTCACCGAGCTCACCTACAAGGCGGGCGCGCTCGTGGCCGAGTACTCCAAGGGCATGCGCCGCCGCCTGGCCATCGCCGCGGCGCTCATCCACGCCCCCGAGCTCGTCTTCCTGGACGAGCCCTTCGAGGGCATCGACGTGCTGGCCGCCGGCGTCATCCGCGAGCTGCTGCGCGAGCTGAGCCGCCGGGGCGTCACCCTGCTGCTCACCACGCACGTGCTGGAGATCGCCGAGCGCCTGGCCACCCACGCCGGCATCATTCGCGGCGGCCGCATGCTGGATCAGGGCACCGTGCCGGAGCTCATCCAGCGCTATGACGTGTCTTCGCTCGAAGCCGTCTTCGAGAAGCTCATCTCCGTGCCCGCCGCGCGCAACGCCGCCCTCTCCTTCTATGGAGAGCTCCCCGCCTCCGCGGTGTCCCTGCGCCGGGAGTCCGCGTGA